A stretch of Chloroflexota bacterium DNA encodes these proteins:
- a CDS encoding helix-turn-helix transcriptional regulator, translating to MRREDRCEVRIIDAEKVKKISETLISGLDATHLADVFDAMSDPTRLRIISAVASVGEVCVCDIAGSLGMTQSAISHQLRLLRTVNILKNRKQGRMVYYSLASEHIGKVFAEALAHIRQE from the coding sequence ATGCGTAGAGAGGATCGCTGCGAGGTTCGTATCATTGACGCCGAGAAAGTCAAGAAGATCTCGGAAACCCTCATCAGTGGCCTGGATGCCACGCATCTAGCGGACGTATTTGACGCAATGTCAGATCCCACCCGCCTGCGCATCATCTCGGCCGTCGCCAGCGTCGGAGAAGTCTGCGTGTGCGACATCGCCGGCTCCCTCGGCATGACACAGTCGGCCATCTCCCACCAACTCCGACTGCTACGCACCGTCAACATCCTCAAGAACCGAAAGCAAGGGCGGATGGTGTACTACTCCCTCGCGAGCGAACACATCGGCAAGGTCTTCGCCGAGGCCCTGGCCCACATTCGCCAAGAGTAG
- the glgP gene encoding alpha-glucan family phosphorylase — MRPYMILNVIPSLPPSLVRLAELAYNLRWTWDHDTRDLFRRLDSDLWEQSGHNPVAMLGAIAQSRLEAAARDDGFLAHFQRVCEQFDRYMANQRAWYSQHCAEVPECRVAYFSPEFGLTECIPIYSGGLGVLSGDHLKSASDLGIHMVGVGLLYQFGYFSQYLSPDGWQQEYYPVNDFYNMPLQLMRKPDGAPVIVQVNYPDAPVSAQIWRIQVGRVPLYMLDSNLQQNRPRDREITGKLYGGDREMRIRQEILLGIGGYRALMALGIEPTVCHLNEGHAAFLCVERVRVLMDRFGLNFYEAAELARAGNMFTTHTSVPAGIDVFAPDLVDRYFGGWYPILGITREQFMALGRQHPADASEPFNMAVFAVSMSSHTNAVSTLHATVARRLWSNLWPGVPENEIPVGHITNGVHLRSWVSGDLASLLDRYLGPRWREEPSDMSVWQKVADIPDEELWRTHERRRERLVHFARQRLRAQLEARGAPPSEVEVANEVLDPEALTIGFARRFATYKRATLLLRDPARLARILNDRDRPVQIIIAGKAHPQDQAGKELIQAIVKAARQEDFRHRLVFLENYDMNIARYLVQGVDVWLNTPRRMQEASGTSGMKAAANGALNLSILDGWWDEGYAPEVGWAIGRGEIYDDPEYQDAVESQVIYELLEKEIVPLFYSRGRDGLPRAWIAKMKAALGNLAPVFNTDRMLMEYTQKYYLPVSAHYLAMQENQAQRAKDLAAWKANLRQNWSQLRVESVEANTLAEIHVNAEVVVTARVNLGSLSPDDVRVQLYYGHVNPAGEIRQGEIAPMQLKQKLDSAYIYEGKVNFATSGLHGYTVRILPHHPDMATPFDSGLVYWFS, encoded by the coding sequence ATGCGACCCTATATGATCCTGAACGTGATCCCATCGCTTCCGCCGAGCCTCGTTCGGCTGGCAGAACTCGCGTACAACCTGCGCTGGACATGGGACCACGACACGCGAGACCTGTTCCGCCGCCTGGACAGCGACCTCTGGGAGCAGAGCGGCCACAACCCCGTCGCCATGCTCGGAGCCATCGCCCAATCGCGCCTGGAAGCCGCCGCGCGGGACGATGGCTTCCTCGCCCACTTCCAGCGCGTCTGCGAGCAGTTTGACCGCTACATGGCCAATCAGCGCGCCTGGTATTCCCAGCATTGCGCCGAAGTGCCCGAGTGCCGGGTGGCCTACTTCTCGCCCGAGTTCGGCCTCACCGAGTGCATCCCCATCTATTCGGGCGGCCTGGGCGTCCTGTCCGGCGACCATCTCAAGTCGGCCAGCGACTTGGGGATCCACATGGTGGGCGTGGGCCTGCTGTATCAGTTCGGCTACTTCAGCCAGTACCTCAGCCCCGACGGCTGGCAACAGGAGTACTATCCGGTCAACGACTTCTACAACATGCCCCTGCAACTCATGCGCAAGCCCGACGGCGCGCCTGTCATCGTCCAGGTCAACTACCCCGACGCACCCGTAAGCGCCCAAATCTGGCGCATCCAGGTCGGGCGGGTGCCGCTCTACATGCTGGACAGCAACCTGCAGCAGAACCGCCCCCGCGACCGCGAGATCACGGGCAAACTTTACGGCGGCGACCGCGAGATGCGCATCCGCCAGGAAATCCTGCTCGGCATCGGCGGCTATCGCGCCCTCATGGCGCTGGGCATTGAACCCACCGTCTGCCACTTGAACGAAGGACATGCGGCCTTTCTCTGCGTGGAACGCGTGCGGGTACTCATGGACCGATTCGGCCTAAACTTTTACGAGGCAGCCGAACTAGCCCGCGCCGGAAACATGTTCACCACCCATACGTCGGTGCCGGCGGGGATTGACGTGTTCGCGCCGGACCTGGTGGACCGCTACTTCGGCGGCTGGTATCCGATCCTGGGCATCACGCGCGAGCAGTTCATGGCCCTGGGTCGCCAGCACCCCGCCGACGCCAGCGAGCCATTCAACATGGCCGTCTTTGCCGTGAGCATGTCCAGCCACACCAACGCCGTGAGCACCCTCCATGCCACCGTGGCCCGGCGACTCTGGAGCAACCTTTGGCCGGGCGTGCCCGAAAACGAGATTCCGGTGGGCCACATCACCAACGGCGTGCATCTGCGATCCTGGGTTTCGGGAGACCTGGCGTCGCTGCTGGACCGTTACCTGGGCCCCCGATGGCGGGAAGAGCCGAGCGACATGTCGGTCTGGCAGAAGGTGGCCGATATCCCCGACGAAGAACTCTGGCGCACCCATGAGCGGCGCCGAGAGCGTCTTGTGCACTTCGCCCGACAGCGCCTGCGCGCGCAGTTGGAGGCCCGAGGCGCGCCCCCGTCCGAAGTGGAAGTTGCCAACGAGGTCCTGGACCCCGAGGCGCTGACCATCGGGTTCGCGCGGCGCTTCGCCACGTACAAGCGCGCCACGCTCCTCCTGCGCGATCCCGCCCGCCTGGCACGCATCCTGAACGACCGTGACCGGCCGGTGCAGATCATCATCGCAGGCAAGGCCCACCCCCAGGACCAGGCTGGCAAGGAACTCATCCAGGCCATCGTCAAGGCGGCCCGACAAGAGGACTTCCGCCACCGACTCGTCTTCCTGGAAAACTACGACATGAACATCGCGCGCTATCTGGTGCAGGGCGTAGACGTCTGGCTCAACACCCCGCGCCGAATGCAGGAGGCCAGCGGCACCAGCGGGATGAAGGCCGCCGCCAACGGCGCACTCAACTTGAGCATCCTGGACGGGTGGTGGGATGAGGGATACGCCCCCGAAGTCGGCTGGGCCATCGGGCGCGGCGAAATCTACGACGACCCGGAGTATCAGGACGCTGTGGAGTCGCAGGTCATCTACGAACTCCTGGAGAAGGAAATCGTCCCCCTGTTCTACTCGCGCGGCCGGGATGGCCTCCCTCGGGCCTGGATCGCCAAGATGAAGGCCGCCCTTGGCAACCTGGCGCCTGTCTTCAACACCGACCGCATGCTCATGGAGTACACGCAAAAGTACTACCTGCCCGTCAGCGCCCATTACCTGGCCATGCAGGAGAATCAGGCCCAGCGCGCCAAGGACCTGGCCGCCTGGAAAGCGAACCTCCGCCAGAACTGGAGCCAACTTCGGGTGGAAAGCGTAGAGGCGAATACGCTCGCCGAGATCCACGTCAACGCCGAAGTCGTCGTTACGGCCCGCGTGAACCTGGGCAGCCTGTCGCCCGATGACGTCCGCGTCCAACTGTACTACGGCCACGTGAACCCTGCCGGCGAGATCCGTCAGGGCGAAATCGCGCCGATGCAACTGAAGCAGAAATTGGACTCGGCCTACATCTACGAGGGCAAGGTGAACTTCGCCACCAGCGGCCTGCACGGCTATACCGTGCGCATTCTGCCGCACCATCCCGACATGGCCACGCCCTTTGACTCGGGCCTGGTGTACTGGTTCAGTTAG
- a CDS encoding type II toxin-antitoxin system HicA family toxin → MDPCAARRGDHRRRAPVRREGCHPGGIPEGREPAQGTGVSGAAGKPGRIRQGRRRPHLPERHLARVSIARTREPTRTCLTVRTSDIARAHTAQGPSVLCGPNERLCGPCPPPNRLQTLIGFYVKRQECSHMILRRDEPFAQIVAPDHRELDRGTLRAIIRQAGLSVDEFVKLL, encoded by the coding sequence ATGGATCCCTGTGCCGCAAGGCGAGGAGATCACCGCCGACGTGCTCCTGTTCGGCGCGAAGGTTGTCATCCCGGCGGGATACCCGAGGGCCGCGAACCTGCTCAAGGAACTGGGGTTTCAGGTGCAGCCGGTAAACCTGGCCGAATTCGCCAAGGCCGACGGCGGCCCCACCTGCCTGAGCGTCATCTGGCCCGAGTGAGTATCGCACGGACACGTGAACCGACGCGAACGTGCCTGACGGTTCGGACGAGCGACATCGCGAGGGCACACACCGCGCAGGGGCCCAGCGTGCTGTGCGGGCCAAATGAGAGGCTCTGCGGCCCTTGTCCGCCACCGAATCGGCTCCAAACTCTAATAGGGTTCTACGTCAAGCGCCAAGAGTGTAGCCACATGATTCTGCGCCGCGACGAGCCGTTTGCGCAGATTGTCGCTCCTGATCATCGGGAACTGGATAGAGGAACGCTACGCGCGATCATCCGGCAGGCTGGCCTCAGCGTAGATGAGTTCGTGAAACTGCTCTGA
- a CDS encoding bifunctional metallophosphatase/5'-nucleotidase produces the protein MNTKRFTILHSNDMHGDFLAEMRGAEGRLIGGLALLSGYVNKVRREEENVLYVIAGDMVQGSIIDTEYRGISTIEIMNYLSPDVVSLGNHEFDYGLPHLLFLERMANFPIVNANLYIKPYNKRLMRPYHIINKAGFDILFIGIITDKVIDALKTDPVIGTFISLQEASDEVGRICNAYKNDDIDLTVLLTHIGFDSDVELAKLLKPEWGVDMIIGGHSHTILSTPVEVNGVLIAQAGVGTDQIGRFDIVVDDDTNSIVDYTWRLIPITDEITEPDEGLHNFIASFKDEVDRKYNAILCRFATVLTHPKREEETALGNLVADALAEYTESDVVMVGSGSIRLKELGPILTLGNFISCFPFDDALTRFTVTGGQLKRIFAHVMRPENRDGEGECYQVNRGVRAAYTEAKRELESLEVRGKPVDGEALYTLVLQGYHVNNAAVYLNITYDELTAHGKPKVVSTSIQDVLEEYFRNNQNLNAKVEGRLVYKSA, from the coding sequence ATGAATACCAAGAGGTTCACAATCCTGCATTCCAACGACATGCACGGCGATTTTCTGGCCGAAATGCGCGGAGCGGAGGGCCGCCTCATCGGAGGGCTGGCGCTGCTCTCCGGCTATGTCAACAAGGTGCGCCGCGAAGAGGAAAACGTTCTGTACGTCATCGCTGGCGACATGGTACAAGGCTCCATCATTGACACCGAATACAGGGGTATCTCCACCATTGAGATCATGAACTACCTCTCGCCCGACGTCGTATCCCTGGGCAACCACGAGTTTGACTACGGCCTGCCGCACCTCCTGTTCCTGGAGCGCATGGCGAACTTCCCCATTGTCAACGCCAACCTGTACATCAAGCCCTACAACAAACGCCTGATGCGCCCGTACCACATCATCAACAAAGCGGGGTTTGACATCCTGTTCATCGGCATCATCACCGACAAGGTCATTGACGCCCTCAAAACCGACCCCGTCATCGGCACGTTCATCTCTCTGCAAGAGGCCAGCGACGAGGTAGGCCGCATCTGCAACGCCTACAAGAACGACGACATAGACCTAACCGTGCTCCTCACCCACATCGGGTTTGACTCCGACGTGGAACTGGCCAAATTGCTGAAGCCCGAATGGGGCGTGGACATGATCATCGGTGGGCATTCGCACACGATCCTCAGCACGCCGGTGGAGGTGAACGGCGTGCTCATCGCCCAGGCCGGCGTCGGCACCGACCAGATCGGGCGATTTGACATCGTCGTGGACGACGACACGAACTCCATCGTGGACTATACCTGGAGACTCATCCCCATCACGGACGAGATCACCGAGCCTGACGAGGGCTTGCACAACTTCATCGCCTCGTTCAAAGATGAGGTGGACCGCAAGTACAACGCGATCCTGTGCAGGTTCGCGACGGTGCTCACCCACCCCAAACGCGAGGAGGAAACGGCGCTGGGCAACCTGGTGGCCGACGCCCTGGCCGAATACACCGAGAGCGATGTGGTCATGGTCGGGAGCGGCTCCATTCGCCTGAAGGAACTGGGGCCGATCCTCACGCTGGGCAATTTCATCTCCTGCTTCCCCTTTGACGACGCGCTGACCCGTTTCACCGTCACCGGCGGGCAATTGAAACGCATCTTCGCCCACGTCATGCGCCCCGAAAACCGAGACGGCGAAGGCGAATGCTACCAGGTGAATCGCGGCGTCCGCGCCGCGTACACCGAGGCGAAGCGCGAACTGGAATCCCTGGAGGTGCGCGGCAAGCCCGTGGACGGTGAGGCGCTGTACACGCTGGTGCTCCAAGGCTACCATGTCAACAACGCGGCGGTCTACCTCAACATCACCTACGATGAACTGACCGCCCACGGCAAGCCCAAAGTCGTCAGCACATCCATCCAGGACGTGCTGGAGGAGTACTTCCGCAACAACCAGAACCTAAACGCCAAGGTGGAAGGACGCCTGGTGTACAAGAGCGCATAG
- a CDS encoding zinc-ribbon domain-containing protein codes for MNAGEQRYCEQCGAALGPDARFCGKCGRPVAPAAPPPPPQASAPTDSRAQAQACAVAEAMPKKTRTPVLGRVLAVLAGLALIFLGLRGPILSIFGESATAVITDVSVSDSEEHEYQITYQFTANGQPYAGSWNQEALNITTLPAEGARISVRYLPAWPGLNAPAREAAPGLTSLVLVGLGVLLILFNGKVRIG; via the coding sequence ATGAACGCAGGTGAACAACGCTACTGTGAACAGTGCGGCGCGGCGCTGGGCCCCGACGCGCGGTTCTGCGGTAAGTGCGGCCGGCCGGTCGCGCCGGCGGCCCCGCCACCACCGCCGCAGGCAAGCGCCCCGACCGACTCGCGCGCCCAGGCCCAGGCGTGCGCCGTCGCCGAAGCCATGCCGAAGAAAACGCGGACTCCCGTCCTGGGCCGTGTGTTGGCCGTGCTGGCGGGCCTGGCGCTCATCTTCCTGGGGCTGCGCGGGCCGATTCTGAGCATCTTCGGTGAATCGGCGACGGCGGTCATCACGGACGTCTCCGTGTCGGACAGCGAGGAGCACGAGTATCAAATCACGTATCAGTTCACCGCAAATGGCCAGCCCTATGCAGGCTCATGGAATCAGGAAGCGCTCAACATCACGACCCTCCCCGCCGAAGGCGCTCGGATTTCCGTCCGCTATCTGCCTGCGTGGCCTGGCCTGAACGCCCCGGCACGCGAGGCTGCCCCTGGCCTCACCAGTCTCGTCCTGGTCGGCCTCGGTGTGCTGCTCATCCTGTTCAACGGCAAGGTGCGCATCGGCTAG
- a CDS encoding GyrI-like domain-containing protein — protein MNYRATVVTMPALLLAVCRAHTFPEGIKDAWNRLEAAKPSLKGRRFYGLTVCEGDKLAYYAAVEVTHDEEAAALGFPVLRVKGGPCARVKLRDWPKHVDEIGDIFADLMRRFTMAPDAPTVEYYRSQSELHLLLPLAHKDE, from the coding sequence ATGAACTATCGGGCGACCGTGGTAACGATGCCCGCCTTGCTCCTGGCCGTTTGCAGAGCGCACACGTTCCCGGAAGGCATCAAGGATGCGTGGAATCGCCTGGAAGCCGCCAAGCCATCCTTGAAGGGGCGACGATTCTACGGACTCACAGTGTGCGAAGGCGACAAACTTGCCTACTATGCTGCGGTGGAGGTGACCCACGACGAGGAAGCCGCGGCGCTGGGATTCCCGGTGTTGCGCGTCAAAGGGGGCCCCTGCGCCCGAGTGAAATTACGGGATTGGCCCAAGCACGTGGATGAAATCGGCGACATCTTTGCCGATCTCATGCGCCGCTTCACCATGGCCCCCGATGCCCCCACCGTAGAGTACTACCGAAGCCAATCCGAACTGCACCTGTTGCTCCCTTTGGCCCACAAGGACGAGTAA
- a CDS encoding WD40 repeat domain-containing protein, translated as MSTATPQAVIPIDGARSVAFHPSGRWVAFGTLDGEVILWDIRENREVRRMKEHSGMVGTVDFSADGSLLASGSADKTAIVWDANTGERKHRLIEHSAEVAGVAFADYGAWLFTGSRDGYVWMWDADDGTKVAYTQGPSQVVGIAYSHTRLLAMARQDGLVIVADWQAQKDKFVIRAFPDLQQGQTTYALGYPRMAFSPDGSLLACPSLFLQAGASPGKAYLFDMRAGQNVAEFPGNPRATAFSPDGTQLALGHLSGAVEVWDVKKKTKSLTFPGAGVVWDLAFSPDGRSLVAVGTLGVQIWTIPAD; from the coding sequence ATGTCCACCGCTACGCCGCAAGCCGTCATCCCCATTGACGGAGCGCGCAGTGTGGCCTTTCACCCGAGTGGGCGATGGGTGGCCTTCGGCACTCTGGACGGCGAGGTGATCCTATGGGACATCCGCGAGAACCGCGAAGTGCGCCGCATGAAAGAGCACAGCGGCATGGTCGGTACTGTGGACTTCAGCGCCGATGGCTCACTCCTCGCGTCGGGCAGCGCCGACAAGACCGCCATCGTATGGGACGCGAATACGGGGGAACGGAAGCATCGCCTAATCGAGCATTCCGCCGAGGTTGCCGGCGTGGCCTTTGCCGACTACGGCGCGTGGCTGTTCACCGGCAGCAGGGATGGCTATGTGTGGATGTGGGATGCAGACGACGGCACCAAGGTGGCCTATACCCAGGGGCCGTCGCAGGTCGTGGGCATCGCCTACAGCCACACGCGCCTGCTAGCAATGGCCCGCCAGGATGGCCTGGTCATAGTCGCCGACTGGCAGGCCCAGAAGGACAAATTCGTGATCCGCGCCTTCCCCGATCTACAGCAGGGGCAGACGACCTACGCACTGGGCTATCCCCGCATGGCCTTCAGCCCAGATGGCTCCTTGCTGGCCTGCCCGTCGCTCTTCCTTCAGGCTGGCGCGTCGCCTGGAAAGGCGTATCTCTTTGACATGCGCGCAGGTCAGAACGTGGCGGAGTTCCCCGGCAACCCTCGCGCGACGGCCTTCAGCCCCGATGGTACACAACTGGCACTCGGCCACTTGTCCGGCGCTGTAGAGGTATGGGACGTGAAAAAGAAAACCAAGTCTCTGACGTTCCCCGGAGCCGGCGTCGTTTGGGATCTGGCCTTCAGCCCCGATGGGCGCTCCCTGGTCGCCGTAGGCACTCTGGGCGTGCAAATCTGGACCATACCGGCCGATTAG